The following nucleotide sequence is from Oceaniferula flava.
AACGCGGCCGTGTGTGTCCTGGGCGATTACCTCCATCAGGCGGGCGTAGCGTTTTGGCGTATTATGGAAATCAGGGATTGTTTCCTTGATGTCCTCCACGGGAATATCGCTGACCAGATCTTGAAACGAGCCAAAGGCGTGAGCCGCCTGATAGGCTTGACGGGTGTTCTCCACGATGTCGTAGGTCCGGCAACCTTCGATGAAGTTATAACAGCGCCAGATGCCACCACCTTCGCCGGTGGCATAAAAGCGACCACCGCGGGCCGGGTAAAGGTTCAGCGTCTGACCGCCGATGTCTTTCTTCACCCGCATCACCTTCCAGTTGATGTGTCGGGTCACCATTTCCACATTGCGCATCACCGCCAGAGGGTCCTTGAAGACGTTCTCGTTGATGCGTTGAAAAATGTAACGACCAATGCGTCCGTCCGACTTCTTGAAGCTGGCCATGTAGGTCGAGTTGATGTGACCACTGTCCACCTCCTCACCAGTTAGGAACTCACCGGCGATGGCGAACTCGTTGGCAATTTCTTCAATATGGCTGTCGTTTTCTATCATGTTGGGAATAGGGAAAGGGAAATCGATTAGAGCTTTTCAACGGCGCTCAGGATACCGGGGATGGCGAGTTCAATGACCTCGGCAACCTCTTCGTAGGCATCGCTATTCATGCCGAATGGATCCGGCACATCGACACCTTGCAGCCCCTCTTCCGGATCGATAAAATCAGTGAGTAGATTCACCTGTTGGGCAAATTCCGGAGCACTGCGCTTCACCATATCAGCGTGTGAGCTGCTCAGAGCGATGACCAGATCGGTCTGCTCCAAGATCGTGGCATCGAGCTGACGGCTTTTGAAGCGATCGAGCGCAGCGCCTTTCTTCTTAAGGATCACGGCCGTTTCGCGGCTGGCACTCTGGCCGGGCATGGCGGCCACTCCGGCGGAGCTGACATGCACGTCGGAACCCTTCGGCAGGGCCGCCTTCAGCAAGCCTTCAGCCATCGGGCTGCGGCAGGTATTTCCAGTGCAAACAAAGAGAACAGATTTCATGTCAATAAAGCGGGTGTGGTTGTCCGTGCATCATGGGATGACCACGGGGTGGTAATTAATCAAAAGAAAACGGCAGGGCCTGCACCAAATTGGCAAGCCCCGCCGTAAAAGACAATATTAGTTTAACAAGTTTACTTCGCCTGTAAGTGGGCAGAAATCCGTGTGCGACCACCCTCGCTGCGGGTGTGCACACTCAACTTCTCAAGAGTGCCCAGCGCCTTGATCGCTTTTTCGATCTTGGGTTTGTTTTCCACGAAGTCTTCGCGAGCACTTTCGTTCGGGAATGCGGTCTCCGCATTGTCGGACACCAGTGTCAGCCAGTCATTGGCATACTTGTTCAGCACTTTGAAATCAACGTGCAACCATGCGCCATTGCGCTCGGTGCCACCACCGGCTTTGAAGCGTTCCGCCAGGCCTTCGGAGAAGGTCTTGGAAGTGGAGGCAAAGAACAGCTCGTCACTTACCGAAACAGATGCCACAAAGTCATCGTTCTGGAATGGGATCGGAATGAACCAGGTTTTCAGATCGTTCTTCTCACTGCTCATCGGCACCTGCATCGGGATCTCATTACCGGACATCTCACTGATGGTCTTCAGGATGTTTTCGGCGGATGTGTTGAGTCGCGACCAGGAAGCCTGAAGCTTGGAGCGATCGGCCACTTGACTCACGTAAGCCAGACGCGGGGTCTTCCCGTTGTCGAGGATGGCTTTGGGGACATCGGGAACTTTGGGGAAGGTGCCGTTGACATCCATCACCAGAGCGGACTCGGCGCCGAGACCATTGGCGAGATCACCACGGAGGGCTTTCCAAAGCTCCAAAGCATCGCTGCGGAATTTGCTATCAAACATGTCCACGCCCTGCTTGAAATCGCGGAAGTCACCATCGTCGATATCGAGAGCCGCAATGCGCTTGGTCACCAAGTAACTGGTCTCACCGAGGGTATCGATGTATTCCATCACCTTCTGGTTGTAGTCCTCGTTGTCAGTCCAGTTCGCGAACATCACCGTATTCTCGCCGGTTTCCAGCGGAGCCAGACTGTGCGTTTCCCCAAGGTCCAGCGCCGGAGCACCCGGACCGCCGAAGGATTCCATCTTCACGCCATCTTCGATGAAGGCCACGTAGCCGGCATCGGTGGCGGTGAACAGCGCCGCGAGCTTCTCACCTTGATCGGCAAGGCTTTCCAGCAGTGCTTCCACGTCGCGGGTATCACCCAGTGACGAGGCCTCGCTGAGCCCTTGACCGGCGCCTTTGGCCAGCGAGCTGAGCAAACGGTAACCGATCCCCGACAGGCTGCTGCCTTGATCGATCAATTTCGAATCGCTGTAGCCGGCAATCAGAATGTCCTTATCGAGAAAACCGTCCAAGAACGCCATCTTCTCGTTGGCGCAGACCGAGTCTTCAGCTTGGTCCACCAGCACCAGATCGTCTTCGGACTGACCGACGAAAATCATGACGTAGTCACCAATGACGCCGGAAACGACGACTAGGTCCTTCTTGGTGAGAGCGGCTTTGAAAGCGGTGATGTCTGTGGCATCGATCATCTGCTCGATTTGAGCCATTCCATCTTCCTCGGCTTCGAGCAGCTGGACGAGCTTGGCGCCGGAAACTTTGTAACCGGAGAACTCCGCGTCGCCACGTTTAATAGTGATGGCCTCGGAAGCCCCTTCGACCATACCCAGCATGCTGATGCCGTCCTGCATTTCACCGGCAGCGATATCACGGGAATCCGCATCAGAAATTTTGTATCCTTGGTAGACCACAGGGATCTCAGCTTCATCGAACATGGCGATGAGCTCTTTGGGGGCGCCTTTCAGCGGACCATCGAGAAAGACCTTGGGGGACTCCGGATTGAAATC
It contains:
- a CDS encoding low molecular weight protein arginine phosphatase is translated as MKSVLFVCTGNTCRSPMAEGLLKAALPKGSDVHVSSAGVAAMPGQSASRETAVILKKKGAALDRFKSRQLDATILEQTDLVIALSSSHADMVKRSAPEFAQQVNLLTDFIDPEEGLQGVDVPDPFGMNSDAYEEVAEVIELAIPGILSAVEKL